The DNA sequence CCAAAGGACAGAGCCACGCCCAAAAAATCATCGTCTCCAAAAGAACATGAGACCATTCAGGAATAAAACGTGCAATAAATAACGTGCAGAATGAATAGCAGATAAAAAAGAGCAAACTAAAAAGAGTGCATTGCATCAAACTCTTAATAGCAAACGCTCCAAAGCGAGTCGTATAGAGAGCGATACCGAAAAAATAATTCAATCCCAGAGCAAAAAGCGCGGTTTGCATCATGCTTACAAGCACCGTGGTTAGGGCAATGCCGGCTGCGCCAAAAAGAGGCATCAAAATAAAATAACTTAATAAAACATCGATCACTAAAACCGCTACCGAAATATAAAGCGGAATGCGCGTTTCGTGCAATGCGTAATATAAATTGAGCAAGATATGATTCAGTGAAAAGAAAAAAAGTCCTATCACGAAAATGATTAAAATAGTGCTCGCTTCCTGCACATGAATCATCGTGAATTTTTTTGAAAGAAAGAGGGTTAAAAAAAGCTTTTCAGAAATGAAGGCAAACAAAAGCGATACCGGAACCATCACCCAAAAGATAAGCTTTGCCGCTTCAAAAAGAAAAAAGCTCAAGCGCGAACGAGCGTAGGTGCCCACGCGAGCAAAATAGGGAAATAAAACAGTCGAAAATGCTCGAGAAAAAACACCGAGCGGAATTCCCATAAAGCGATTTGCATAATAAACGAGAGCAATCGAGCCTGCAGGCAAAAAGGAAGCAATGCTGGTTGAAACAACGAGTAATAATTCCATAACGCTCATTGAAAGCAAACAGGGGAAAAATTTATTGAGAATTTGCCTCATTGAGACCCATGTATTTTTCGTGATGGGTGCGAGGGTAAAACCTACTCTAAAATAAGCGATCAGATGCCAAAGCATATGCACTAAACCACTGAATAAAATGAATGCGCAAAGAATTTTTACTGGCCAATTGAAATACATGCACAATAAAATGCCGGCAATAAAAATAACGTTAATGAGCACCTGCGCAAATGCGGGCACAAAAAAATCGTTCACCGACTGCAAAGCACTTGCAAGCAGCGCGCTTGTTGATAAAAAAAGAATAAATCCTATTAAAAGTCGCAAAAATGAAACGGCATAGGCCACTTGCGCACCCGCTTGCCCTTGTGCTAAAAAAGCGACGCATGCGCCGATAGTTTTATCAAGCACTGGAATGCCAAAAATCGCAAATTCTCTTTGTTGTGGAATGCAATACCAACCCGGTGCAATAAAACGAATTACCGCCTCCGCTTTCCAGAAAATCAGAACGCATATCGCGAATAAGATTCCTTCAAAAATAAGTAATGACAAAGTCATTAAACTGCTGACCGCTTTTTTATCATCTTTTTTACCCAACGAAACAAACGTGGGCACCAGCGCCGCACTGAGCGCGCCTTCAGCAAAAACTTTTCTCATAGAGTTAGGAATTTTGAATGCGGTGATAAAAGCGTCTGCAATCACACCAACACCCAAGAGATTTGCCATGAGTACTTCGCGCATCATGCCTAAAAGG is a window from the Candidatus Babeliales bacterium genome containing:
- a CDS encoding lipid II flippase MurJ; the protein is MNRQAIRQKTVQVASSTMISRLLGMMREVLMANLLGVGVIADAFITAFKIPNSMRKVFAEGALSAALVPTFVSLGKKDDKKAVSSLMTLSLLIFEGILFAICVLIFWKAEAVIRFIAPGWYCIPQQREFAIFGIPVLDKTIGACVAFLAQGQAGAQVAYAVSFLRLLIGFILFLSTSALLASALQSVNDFFVPAFAQVLINVIFIAGILLCMYFNWPVKILCAFILFSGLVHMLWHLIAYFRVGFTLAPITKNTWVSMRQILNKFFPCLLSMSVMELLLVVSTSIASFLPAGSIALVYYANRFMGIPLGVFSRAFSTVLFPYFARVGTYARSRLSFFLFEAAKLIFWVMVPVSLLFAFISEKLFLTLFLSKKFTMIHVQEASTILIIFVIGLFFFSLNHILLNLYYALHETRIPLYISVAVLVIDVLLSYFILMPLFGAAGIALTTVLVSMMQTALFALGLNYFFGIALYTTRFGAFAIKSLMQCTLFSLLFFICYSFCTLFIARFIPEWSHVLLETMIFWAWLCPLAVLFFVLLSKTRRSFGIHLYFLE